The following are encoded together in the Lactuca sativa cultivar Salinas chromosome 1, Lsat_Salinas_v11, whole genome shotgun sequence genome:
- the LOC111890660 gene encoding uncharacterized protein LOC111890660: MATCQAIWMCCLLAEITRQQVAPTTLHVDNKSMLDLMKNYVFHGLRKYTDALFHFIKECVENAEVRVTDAYNKEQRSDILTKTMAQVKHKEMRELIGIEQAPNSGVGGEYCHNPDLVSTRLNKSKPCWLVVPYFHACR, from the exons ATGGCAACCTGCCAAGCGATATGGATGTGTTGCCTTCTTGCAGAGATAACCAGACAACAAGTAGCCCCTACAACTTTACATGTTGATAACAAGTCAATGTTGGATCTCATGAAAAATTATGTGTTTCACGGACTAAGAAAATACACCGATGCTCTATTTCACTTTATTAAGGAGTGTGTAGAGAATGCAGAAGTAAGAGTGACTGATGCTTACAACAAAGAACAAAGATCTGACATACTCACAAAAACAATGGCACAAGTGAAGCATAAAGAAATGCGGGAGCTGATTGGAATCGAACAGGCACCAAACTCTGGAGTAGGGGGAGAATATTGTCACAATCCAGATTTGGTG TCTACAAGATTGAATAAATCCAAGCCATGTTGGCTAGTGGTCCCCTATTTTCATGCTTGTAGGTAG